The Bemisia tabaci chromosome 5, PGI_BMITA_v3 genome includes a window with the following:
- the LOC109037336 gene encoding ATP-dependent RNA helicase DDX24, translating into MDIVEDNVDENNDSLNEWSEFNIPEPILKALLEKGFTKPTVIQKLSLLPAILGRKDILGAAETGSGKTLAFGIPVLYGILECLKKAENGELDLDDDSDLEEEELDEEDPDSEDDGAVCVRAYTLKVDFEKPKHKLYALILTPTRELAMQVKNHLTDIAKYTNIKIAVITGGASLEKQEEALKKGPHIVVATPGRLWELLDQNEPHLSQVNNIRFLVIDETDRMLENAHFSELKQLLERINFDESKKKLRQNFVFSATLTLVHDPPKHIVEKSKKKNKPARFTPGQKLQKIISILGMTDPKVIDCSQQTVTAEKLLEARIFCSHEDKDHYLYYFLLRHPGRTIIFCNSIDCVLRLVKFLNILKLNPLGLHSSMNQKHRFQNLESFKKNSKAILIASDVAARGLDIPGIEHVVHYQVPKTSESYVHRSGRTARGTSEGLTLVLCDPLEMPDYNKLIRTLNRKRDLPEFPVEMHLFMAIKERVKVAHLIERVELHEKKSNSKINWFQRAARECDMIVDDPKIPKQRDIQEVADNRRFLKKKRSELNQLLAQKVTLQNISNRCISTTVLTDASKPVESNTSAVDLMKSVMAGKKDQLKRRMAKRLSQNKPLRRKAKKKRKVPSNIE; encoded by the exons ATGGATATTGTTGAAGATAATGTCGACGAGAATAACGATTCTCTCAATGAATGGAGTGAGTTTAACATTCCAGAGCCGATATTAAAAGCTCTTCTCGAAAAGGGTTTTACAAAACCCACAGTAATCCAA AAATTGTCTCTTTTACCTGCAATCCTTGGGAGAAAAGATATTCTTGGTGCGGCGGAAACAGGGAGTGGTAAAACTTTAGCCTTCGGAATTCCTGTCCTGTATGGAATTTTAGAATGTTTAAAAAAGGCTGAAAATGGAGAACTTG ATTTAGATGATGATTCCGatttagaagaagaagaattagatgaagaggATCCTGATTCAGAAGACGATGGGGCAGTGTGTGTGAGAGCTTACACATTGaaagtagattttgaaaaacccaAACATAAGTTATATGCCTTGATTCTAACTCCTACCCGAGAACTAGCAATGCAAGTGAAGAACCACCTAACTGATATTGCCAAGTACACAAACATCAAG atTGCTGTGATCACAGGAGGAGCATCCTTAGAGAAGCAAGAGGAGGCACTTAAAAAGGGCCCTCACATTGTTGTGGCCACTCCTGGCAGATTATGGGAACTTTTAGATCAAAATGAGCCTCATTTGTCTCAAGTCAACAACATCCG atttttagtCATTGATGAGACAGACCGTATGCTAGAAAATGCTCATTTCTCAGAATTGAAACAGTTGCTGGAACGCATCAATTTTGATGAGAGCAAAAAGAAACTTCGGCAGAATTTTGTTTTCTCCGCCACATTAACCTTAGTGCATGACCCTCCGAAGCATATTGTTGAAAAAT CTAAGAAGAAGAATAAACCTGCAAGGTTTACTCCTGGTCAAAAACttcagaaaattatttcaattcttGGAATGACAGACCCGAAAGTGATCGATTGCAGTCAGCAAACAG ttactGCTGAAAAACTATTGGAGGCAAGAATTTTTTGCTCACATGAAGACAAAGACCACTATCTGTACTACTTTCTTTTGAGACATCCTGGAAGAACCATAATATTTTGTAACAGTATAGATTGCGTCTTGCGGCTAGTGAAATTCCTAAATATTCTAAAGCTCAACCCATTAGGACTTCATTCAAGTATGAATCAGAaacatcgatttcaaaatttagaaag tttcaagaaaaattcaaaagccaTTCTAATTGCCTCTGATGTGGCAGCAAGAGGTCTTGACATCCCAGGAATAGAACATGTTGTACACTACCAGGTTCCGAAAACATCTGAG AGCTATGTTCATCGAAGTGGGCGTACAGCTCGAGGCACATCAGAAGGTCTAACTTTAGTTCTCTGTGATCCACTTGAGATGCCAGATTATAATAAGCTGATACGAACACTAAACCGAA AACGTGATTTGCCTGAATTTCCTGTTGAAATGCATCTCTTCATGGCCATTAAAGAAAGAGTGAAAGTAGCCCATCTAATTGAAAGAGTGGAGCTCCACGAGAAAAAATCTAATAGCAAGATTAATTGGTTTCAAAGGGCTGCTCGAGAATGCGATATGATTGTCGATGATCCAAAAAT ACCTAAGCAGAGAGATATTCAAGAGGTTGCGGATAACAGAAGATTTCTGAAAAAGAAGCGCTCTGAGCTCAACCAGTTGCTGGCTCAAAAAGTAACTCTGCAAAATATATCAAATAGGTGCATTTCTACAACTGTGTTGACAGACGCTTCGAAACCAGTCGAGTCAAATACGTCTGCAGTAGACTTAATGAAATCGGTTATGGCCGGTAAGAAAGACCAGCTAAAAAGGAGAATGGCCAAAAGATTGTCACAAAATAAACCATTACGAAGGAAAGccaagaagaagaggaaagtgCCCTCTAATATTGAATGA